A single genomic interval of Cellvibrio sp. PSBB023 harbors:
- a CDS encoding two-component system response regulator, whose protein sequence is MTTPLMTPLRDSRPKLLVVDDEPLNLQVLRQILQQDYQLLFARDGEKALALAQAERPDLILLDIMMPGITGLETCQRLKQQPETQGVPVIFVTALSDDRDETEGFAVGCVDYITKPVSAPIVLARVKAQLSLVSAETLRTTRLQVIQRLGRAAEYKDNETGLHVIRMSHFAREIALAAGMGEADAEELFNAAPMHDVGKMGIPDAILCKPGKLTPEEWEIMKQHARIGAEIIGDDSSTLLQMARRIALCHHEKWDGSGYPQGLVGKAIPIEARIIALADVFDALTSKRPYKEAWPIETTVDYIQNESGKQFDPELVAAFIQALPKITAIRAQLLDPAD, encoded by the coding sequence ATGACCACACCGCTCATGACACCTCTGCGCGATAGCCGCCCCAAACTACTTGTCGTTGATGATGAGCCACTCAACCTGCAGGTGCTGCGGCAAATTCTGCAACAGGACTATCAACTGCTGTTCGCCCGCGATGGCGAAAAAGCCCTGGCACTGGCTCAGGCAGAGCGCCCTGATTTAATCCTGCTCGACATTATGATGCCCGGCATCACCGGCCTTGAAACCTGCCAGCGCCTCAAGCAACAGCCGGAAACCCAGGGAGTCCCGGTGATTTTTGTTACCGCCCTGAGCGACGACCGCGACGAAACCGAAGGCTTTGCCGTCGGCTGCGTGGATTACATCACCAAACCCGTCAGCGCCCCTATTGTGCTAGCGCGGGTCAAGGCACAACTGTCGCTGGTCAGCGCCGAAACCCTGCGCACCACGCGCTTGCAAGTGATCCAGCGCCTTGGCCGCGCCGCCGAATACAAGGACAACGAAACCGGCCTGCATGTCATACGCATGAGCCACTTTGCGCGTGAGATCGCCCTGGCCGCAGGCATGGGGGAGGCCGATGCAGAAGAGCTGTTCAATGCCGCGCCCATGCACGACGTGGGCAAAATGGGCATCCCCGATGCCATCCTCTGTAAGCCAGGCAAACTCACGCCCGAAGAATGGGAGATCATGAAGCAGCATGCGCGCATCGGCGCCGAGATTATTGGCGACGACAGCTCCACGCTGCTACAAATGGCCCGTCGCATCGCCCTGTGTCATCACGAGAAGTGGGATGGCAGCGGCTACCCGCAAGGCCTTGTGGGTAAGGCCATCCCCATCGAAGCGCGAATCATCGCCTTGGCCGACGTGTTTGACGCCCTCACCAGCAAACGCCCCTATAAAGAGGCATGGCCGATTGAGACTACAGTGGACTACATCCAGAATGAATCCGGTAAACAA
- a CDS encoding MHYT domain-containing protein — translation MLNLFVLNPDPASLIEGSYNFWLVGLSLLIAIGSSYIGLQIATMTQRAPKGLHTQVALLSGSLALGGGIWSMHFIGMLAFRIGSHVHYDPVGTLASMVPSVFASWVALQMLSSEQISRRQLIIGGVLVGAGIGTMHYSGMAAMHMSATLKYDPWWFAASILVAVLLAILALWIRFGLRDQQRLQPLQQSLLASCVMGFAIAGMHYIGMEAALFIGDGEVLADATNNHIILATIITATTVALSMLALAGNLILRYRQLYGQMQDSESRLREREQQYRTLISNMPGVAFRTIFSPPWRTLFISDAVERVTGWPARDFMEGRIHLGDLVHPGDAARIDAQLDEALRKQRPYHCEYRFIHRDGRERWVSETGSHVYDQTGKPAWIDGVIIDITDSRRRANEFEGVVQAISKALAVAEFDMDGNIIAINDNFLKLTGYVRAEILGQHHRKLCLPEDAASEDYQRFWQQLRQGEFQSGEYCRVGIDGNPVWIQAAYNPILDVDGKPWKVFKVAIDLTERKSMEQDLMIAKERAEQASIAKGMFLANMSHEIRTPMNAIIGFTELLLDSPLNPGQHKQMQTVRQSARSLLGLLNDILDTAKLERGALELDKRAFSLRELCQQIMAELQLLADKKGLGLHLDYPATLRSLVLGDELRVRQILINLLGNAIKFTQHGEVRLTLEDAGNNLRIRIIDTGIGIAADRIEHIFTPFTQADASMARRFGGTGLGTTIARQLTELMSGTISVTSREGEGSCFEVLLPLEAASASEVPSAHQDTALPPLRILVADDVPQNRELLDVMLRRDGHEVYCASNGLEAWAVFQERRIDIVLMDIQMPEVDGLQATKIIREWERLQQRSPVPIIALTASVLPKDRKDADLAGMDGFASKPIDKHELYQEIARCLQLDNTALVASANKPQASASPVIDFAAAEARWGDKTTLYKAIERFCSDFNRAPLTVAMPDIHAQAHRLKGAAANLGLMQVAQVLQHIEQPDAAVTTPLAELLSTSLPQAMAQVQTAIAGLLPTPSAAPADTAGVPLALLEVMAQACQRSSIDEESLAQLHHLMPAAELAQLDDALDMFDFDAAAKLLRHWITNAPWVIREPS, via the coding sequence ATGCTGAATCTTTTTGTCCTCAACCCCGATCCCGCCAGTTTGATAGAGGGAAGCTACAATTTCTGGCTTGTTGGTCTCTCCCTTCTTATCGCCATTGGTTCCTCTTATATCGGTTTGCAAATTGCCACCATGACCCAGCGCGCGCCCAAGGGTTTGCATACCCAAGTGGCCCTGCTGAGCGGGTCGCTGGCGCTGGGCGGCGGCATTTGGTCCATGCATTTTATTGGCATGCTCGCCTTCCGTATTGGCAGCCACGTGCACTATGACCCTGTAGGCACACTCGCCTCCATGGTGCCTTCCGTATTTGCCTCCTGGGTAGCACTGCAAATGCTGTCCAGCGAGCAGATCAGCCGTCGGCAACTGATTATTGGCGGGGTGCTGGTAGGCGCAGGCATTGGCACTATGCACTACTCCGGCATGGCGGCCATGCACATGAGCGCCACGCTGAAATACGATCCCTGGTGGTTTGCTGCATCCATTTTAGTGGCCGTCTTACTGGCCATTTTGGCGCTGTGGATTCGCTTTGGCCTGCGCGATCAGCAGCGCCTGCAACCGCTGCAACAAAGCCTGCTGGCCAGTTGTGTCATGGGGTTTGCGATTGCAGGTATGCATTACATCGGAATGGAGGCCGCACTGTTTATCGGCGATGGCGAAGTGCTGGCCGATGCCACCAACAACCACATTATTTTGGCGACTATTATTACGGCCACCACCGTGGCGCTAAGTATGCTCGCGCTCGCCGGCAACCTGATCCTGCGCTACCGCCAGCTCTATGGCCAAATGCAGGACAGCGAATCGCGCCTGCGCGAACGCGAGCAGCAATACCGAACCCTGATCAGCAATATGCCCGGCGTTGCCTTTCGCACCATTTTTTCGCCACCTTGGCGCACCCTGTTCATCAGCGATGCGGTAGAGCGTGTGACCGGCTGGCCCGCGCGGGATTTTATGGAGGGGCGCATCCACTTGGGCGATTTAGTCCACCCGGGTGATGCCGCGCGCATTGATGCACAACTGGATGAAGCGCTGCGCAAACAACGACCCTATCACTGCGAATATCGCTTTATTCACCGCGATGGTCGCGAGCGCTGGGTCTCGGAGACCGGCAGCCATGTGTATGACCAAACCGGCAAGCCCGCGTGGATTGACGGGGTTATTATCGACATCACCGATTCACGGCGCCGGGCGAATGAATTTGAAGGGGTAGTGCAGGCCATTAGCAAAGCCCTGGCGGTAGCTGAGTTTGATATGGATGGCAACATCATCGCCATCAACGATAACTTCCTGAAACTGACCGGCTATGTCAGGGCGGAAATCCTGGGGCAACATCACCGCAAATTATGCCTGCCGGAAGACGCTGCCAGCGAGGATTACCAGCGCTTTTGGCAACAACTGCGGCAGGGCGAATTCCAAAGTGGCGAGTACTGCCGGGTGGGGATTGATGGCAATCCGGTATGGATCCAGGCGGCTTACAACCCGATTCTGGATGTGGATGGCAAACCCTGGAAAGTGTTCAAAGTGGCTATCGACTTGACCGAGCGCAAATCCATGGAGCAGGACTTGATGATCGCCAAAGAGCGCGCCGAGCAAGCCTCCATTGCCAAGGGCATGTTCCTCGCTAATATGAGCCATGAAATTCGCACGCCGATGAATGCCATTATCGGTTTTACCGAATTACTGCTCGACTCCCCGCTCAACCCCGGCCAGCACAAACAGATGCAAACCGTGCGGCAATCCGCCCGCTCCCTGCTCGGCCTGCTCAACGACATACTCGATACCGCCAAACTCGAACGCGGTGCACTGGAACTGGATAAACGCGCTTTCTCGCTGCGGGAGTTGTGCCAGCAAATCATGGCCGAACTGCAATTGCTGGCCGACAAAAAAGGCCTGGGGCTGCACCTGGACTACCCCGCGACCCTGCGCAGCCTGGTGCTGGGCGATGAGTTGCGTGTCCGCCAGATACTGATCAACCTGCTGGGCAATGCGATCAAATTTACCCAACACGGCGAAGTGCGCCTGACGCTGGAAGACGCAGGCAACAACCTGCGCATTCGCATTATCGATACCGGTATCGGCATAGCTGCCGATCGCATCGAACACATTTTTACGCCCTTCACCCAGGCCGATGCCTCCATGGCGCGGCGCTTTGGCGGCACCGGGCTGGGTACAACCATCGCCCGCCAGCTCACCGAACTCATGAGCGGCACCATCAGTGTCACCAGTCGCGAAGGCGAAGGCAGCTGCTTTGAAGTGTTGTTGCCGCTGGAAGCCGCCAGCGCCAGCGAGGTGCCAAGCGCGCACCAGGACACTGCCCTGCCACCCCTGCGCATTCTGGTAGCCGACGATGTGCCACAAAACCGCGAGCTATTGGACGTGATGCTGCGCCGCGATGGGCACGAGGTCTATTGCGCCAGTAATGGACTGGAAGCTTGGGCTGTGTTTCAGGAACGGCGCATAGATATAGTGTTGATGGACATCCAAATGCCCGAGGTGGACGGACTACAGGCCACCAAGATCATCCGCGAATGGGAGCGCCTGCAACAGCGCAGCCCCGTCCCTATTATCGCCCTCACCGCCAGCGTACTGCCAAAAGACCGCAAAGACGCCGACCTGGCAGGCATGGACGGTTTTGCCTCCAAACCCATCGACAAACACGAGCTTTACCAGGAAATTGCGCGCTGCCTGCAACTGGACAATACCGCCCTAGTCGCCTCGGCAAACAAGCCCCAGGCCAGCGCAAGTCCGGTTATCGACTTCGCCGCCGCCGAAGCTCGCTGGGGCGATAAAACCACGCTCTATAAAGCCATTGAGCGCTTCTGCAGCGACTTCAACCGCGCGCCGCTCACAGTCGCCATGCCGGATATTCACGCCCAAGCCCATCGTCTGAAAGGGGCGGCGGCCAACCTCGGGCTGATGCAAGTAGCGCAAGTGCTGCAGCACATAGAGCAGCCGGATGCCGCCGTCACCACGCCCTTAGCCGAACTACTCAGTACATCGCTCCCGCAGGCCATGGCGCAGGTACAAACTGCCATTGCCGGCCTGCTGCCAACGCCATCTGCCGCGCCGGCCGATACCGCCGGGGTTCCCCTGGCGTTGCTGGAAGTCATGGCCCAAGCCTGCCAACGCTCCAGTATCGACGAGGAATCCCTCGCCCAGTTACATCACCTCATGCCCGCTGCGGAACTGGCGCAATTGGATGACGCACTGGATATGTTTGACTTTGACGCCGCCGCCAAGCTGCTGCGGCATTGGATAACCAACGCCCCCTGGGTAATACGGGAACCATCATGA
- a CDS encoding 4'-phosphopantetheinyl transferase, with protein MPEDNGMNERVFPEKSQTRVNSSGDKSAVSTFIVSEHGNPDFSGAISLCYCRFSVAAYADDLFQRHGIYCPPAIQASVEKRRAEFFAGRYCAKKSLRLLNNSVADVHIGKHRNPLWPAHIIGSISHSSRYAVAITALQSNIRGIGIDIQDEIDSDCYAKINRHTLFDREYDVIFKHSHALPVNQLFTLAFSVKESFFKAAFTEVGRYFDFSSIAITHINPQKKLISMRVNETLSERLTIGCELRAAYQILPDKQFMTLVILE; from the coding sequence ATGCCTGAAGATAACGGCATGAATGAAAGGGTATTTCCTGAAAAATCCCAAACGAGGGTAAACAGCAGCGGTGATAAGAGTGCCGTGAGCACTTTTATTGTGTCAGAGCATGGCAATCCTGATTTTTCCGGCGCGATATCACTTTGCTATTGTCGATTTTCTGTAGCGGCATATGCCGATGACCTATTTCAACGTCACGGCATTTATTGCCCGCCAGCAATACAAGCTTCCGTGGAAAAACGCCGGGCAGAGTTTTTCGCGGGCAGATACTGCGCCAAAAAATCATTACGCTTGTTAAACAATAGCGTTGCTGATGTCCATATTGGCAAGCACAGAAACCCTTTATGGCCCGCCCATATTATCGGCTCTATCAGCCACAGCAGCCGATATGCTGTCGCAATCACCGCTCTACAATCAAATATCCGTGGAATCGGTATCGACATTCAGGATGAAATCGATAGTGACTGTTATGCAAAAATAAACCGGCACACGTTATTTGACCGCGAATACGATGTCATTTTTAAGCACAGTCACGCCTTACCGGTTAATCAATTATTTACACTGGCATTTTCTGTAAAAGAAAGCTTTTTTAAGGCAGCGTTTACTGAAGTTGGGCGATATTTTGATTTTTCCAGCATCGCTATCACACACATTAATCCACAAAAAAAACTTATTTCCATGCGTGTCAATGAAACACTCAGTGAAAGGCTCACCATCGGTTGTGAGCTACGAGCGGCGTATCAAATCCTGCCAGATAAACAATTTATGACGCTGGTTATACTCGAATAA
- a CDS encoding TonB-dependent receptor yields MNNSKYTLIVMSALLGLAPMVMAEAEENTRQLSKVVVTGELLSRTVEESGTSVLVFEEETLSARPELRSVRDVLREIPNITDVTGTGKAPTVRGVDGTGPAENANAFFAGSRARLNWQIDGRSATYNEVVFGDIGIWDLQSIEVFRGPQSTLVGRNAIAGTILVRTNDPVMEQKSAVRIEGGNFEQKRVSLMHNQPLSESVSLRFAADGFERQSPVDYDEVEGVGNPADIKGHNLRAKLLYEPHSERATRLLLTVADVNYEGPNGEIVVRPFKEQRSNFPQQPIHNPRTTSAGIEFSTFLSDMLEFELDASVSDFSFKRKMAEDGSSAEVNTDEQVLEPRLRYTSNGGSEWVAGARLYRARQDEWIQFIGLQRFDDESDARSIYAEGRIPFSERYELTLGLRYEEEDRTRDGGDPTRQIANIQADNRYDALLPKLGLSYKPNDQQIVGVLYSRGFNAGGGGITFAFPIVNYEYAEEYVDSVEIYGRQQWLNGKLRTTQNLFYSLYDDMQLPFDLTPENSRDEAFVVRNADGVRIQGLELGLSWQIDEQWSAFGNLAFLDTEITDYPNSGLEGNSLFTAPSAALQFGVTWTKERWNVALNGQFSEGYYTSITNDPDGKTDAYGSLNTSVSYQLNDIVKLYVAARNLLDEDTPIALYPGTAPQGSTQSDSDFDTAVLMQPRTVTAGIQLDF; encoded by the coding sequence ATGAATAACTCGAAATACACGTTGATAGTGATGTCAGCTTTGCTGGGATTAGCTCCTATGGTAATGGCTGAAGCAGAAGAAAATACCAGGCAGTTATCCAAAGTTGTTGTTACCGGTGAGTTGTTGTCCCGTACTGTGGAGGAGAGCGGTACCAGCGTTTTGGTGTTTGAGGAGGAAACGCTCAGCGCCCGCCCCGAACTGCGATCTGTTCGCGACGTATTGCGTGAAATACCCAATATCACGGACGTAACCGGCACAGGCAAAGCTCCGACTGTGCGTGGTGTGGATGGAACCGGGCCTGCAGAAAATGCCAATGCGTTCTTTGCCGGTAGTCGTGCGCGGTTGAATTGGCAAATTGATGGCCGTTCAGCAACCTACAATGAAGTTGTTTTTGGTGATATAGGCATTTGGGATTTGCAAAGCATTGAGGTATTTCGTGGTCCCCAAAGCACATTGGTGGGGCGCAATGCCATTGCGGGAACGATTTTGGTCAGGACCAATGATCCTGTTATGGAGCAGAAATCGGCTGTGCGTATAGAAGGCGGCAACTTTGAGCAAAAGCGTGTGTCGCTAATGCACAATCAGCCATTGAGTGAGAGCGTCTCGCTGCGTTTTGCTGCAGATGGATTTGAGCGTCAATCTCCCGTCGACTACGACGAGGTGGAGGGAGTTGGGAATCCGGCAGATATCAAGGGGCACAATCTGCGCGCAAAATTACTTTATGAACCACACAGTGAGAGAGCAACACGTTTATTGCTCACGGTTGCCGATGTCAATTATGAAGGTCCAAATGGTGAAATTGTGGTTCGACCCTTTAAGGAGCAACGCTCTAATTTCCCCCAGCAGCCGATTCATAATCCTCGCACCACAAGTGCCGGAATTGAGTTCAGCACTTTCTTGAGCGATATGCTTGAGTTCGAGCTTGATGCATCGGTATCTGACTTCAGCTTTAAGCGCAAAATGGCTGAAGATGGCAGCAGCGCAGAAGTTAATACGGATGAGCAGGTATTGGAGCCTCGCCTGCGTTATACCAGTAATGGCGGAAGCGAATGGGTAGCGGGCGCAAGATTATATCGGGCTCGACAAGATGAATGGATTCAGTTTATTGGCCTTCAACGGTTTGATGATGAATCGGATGCGCGCTCTATCTATGCCGAAGGCCGCATTCCTTTTTCGGAGCGTTATGAACTGACCCTTGGATTGCGTTATGAAGAGGAAGATCGCACACGTGACGGTGGGGATCCAACTCGCCAAATCGCTAATATCCAGGCGGATAATCGCTACGATGCGTTGTTGCCAAAACTTGGGTTGAGTTATAAACCTAACGACCAACAAATTGTGGGTGTTTTATATTCCCGAGGCTTCAATGCGGGTGGGGGCGGAATTACATTTGCCTTTCCAATTGTGAATTATGAATACGCCGAGGAGTATGTTGATTCCGTTGAAATCTATGGCCGCCAACAGTGGCTTAATGGCAAGTTGCGCACGACACAAAATTTATTTTATTCGCTATACGACGATATGCAATTACCGTTTGACCTGACTCCGGAAAACTCACGCGATGAAGCGTTTGTCGTACGCAATGCAGATGGTGTACGCATTCAAGGTTTAGAGCTTGGCCTATCCTGGCAGATTGATGAACAATGGAGTGCGTTTGGTAATCTGGCTTTTCTGGATACAGAAATTACTGATTATCCCAATTCAGGTCTTGAGGGGAATTCATTATTTACTGCACCGTCTGCCGCGCTACAGTTTGGTGTGACATGGACCAAAGAGCGTTGGAATGTGGCTCTGAACGGCCAGTTTTCTGAAGGCTATTATACGAGCATCACCAATGATCCTGACGGAAAAACGGATGCCTATGGTTCACTGAATACTAGTGTGTCTTATCAGCTCAATGATATTGTCAAGCTGTATGTTGCAGCGCGAAATTTATTGGACGAAGACACTCCTATCGCGTTATACCCAGGTACTGCTCCACAAGGCAGTACACAATCTGACAGTGATTTTGATACAGCGGTGTTAATGCAGCCCCGCACGGTGACCGCAGGCATTCAACTGGATTTTTGA
- a CDS encoding bifunctional 2-polyprenyl-6-hydroxyphenol methylase/3-demethylubiquinol 3-O-methyltransferase UbiG has translation MTEDALCEPTNNTHHQSASEPTSLAPQWLANEYEAGNDGQFQAAYQALASIGVWSDLPPGRAVDVGCGSGRLVEALARCGWQVDGNDVSESMVLAARKRCHGLPVTLNVCDARQLNLTPRHYELVTTCWMIHWLEDVRPTLQQLTNTVAPDGHLVLQWSCGQPRAQGFALRDTLQEVFDRPAWRNRLKDAPLAMYHHPLDEVLQFVSHANFDIISTRENIVVGGGENPQSLRRALRSAAFAAQTVVLGDDVDLLIDECLQLLIERQALQVANTELIARLK, from the coding sequence ATGACTGAAGATGCCCTTTGCGAACCCACAAATAATACCCACCATCAATCTGCGAGCGAACCAACCAGTCTCGCACCGCAGTGGCTCGCCAATGAATATGAAGCAGGTAACGATGGTCAGTTTCAAGCCGCCTATCAGGCACTAGCCTCTATTGGCGTTTGGAGTGATCTACCACCAGGTCGCGCAGTCGATGTCGGTTGTGGCAGCGGGCGGCTTGTTGAAGCGCTTGCCCGTTGCGGTTGGCAAGTCGATGGGAATGACGTATCTGAATCAATGGTTTTGGCGGCACGGAAACGCTGCCATGGCTTACCTGTTACGCTTAATGTATGCGATGCACGCCAACTCAATCTTACTCCGCGCCACTACGAGCTGGTTACAACTTGTTGGATGATTCATTGGCTGGAGGATGTGCGCCCCACCCTGCAGCAATTAACGAATACCGTAGCGCCTGATGGCCATTTGGTGTTGCAGTGGAGCTGTGGCCAACCCCGTGCACAAGGATTTGCCCTGCGGGATACCTTGCAGGAAGTCTTTGACCGTCCCGCTTGGCGAAACCGTCTGAAAGATGCTCCGTTGGCGATGTATCATCATCCGCTGGACGAGGTTTTGCAGTTCGTTAGTCATGCAAACTTCGACATCATTTCGACACGTGAAAATATTGTTGTTGGTGGCGGTGAAAATCCCCAAAGCCTAAGACGAGCGTTACGTTCGGCAGCATTTGCCGCCCAAACAGTGGTATTAGGTGATGATGTAGATTTGCTGATAGATGAATGCCTGCAATTATTAATAGAGCGGCAGGCGCTGCAAGTAGCCAATACCGAATTAATTGCACGCTTAAAATAG
- a CDS encoding (2,3-dihydroxybenzoyl)adenylate synthase: MKNTDPAFDGLTPWPPALIEHYRRNGIWGEANLTQWLETKLLCRQQDTVLSGPGFAATPWQVLSGGELLQQIKRLAFGLADIGLSRGDRVVLQMGNSNAFIVTLFALLELGVIPVMALPGHRRREIEHFVRLTNARAWLASEGEAGMDFQALGNQLRHAIPELEHIIIDTTDAGPHLTLASLLKDNISNEKLPGHFVDPAGIALLLCSGGTTGLPKLIPRTHRDYLYNAAASAGVCELGPSDCYLVALPAAHNFPLACPGLLGALNSGASIVMCPSPSPETAFEYIARAGVTVTALVPPLVRVWLEYASKMGPPPNSLRLLQVGGARLDMGTARRIRPELGCALQQVFGMAEGLLNYTRSSDPDLLIQGTQGHPLSPLDEIRIVDADGEDVPRGKQGELWTRGPYTLRGYYKADEVNRRSFTEDGYYRSGDLVRQLSSGHLVVEGRLREVIRRGAETVSVEALEALLAQLDAIRDVAVIGLPCERLGEQVCAVLVLDEATPKPTLSEVRAFLTEEGIARFMLPDRLEFVDQLPLTAVGKIARQQLITHIQQSRQQTNTQGILIS, encoded by the coding sequence ATGAAAAATACAGATCCAGCTTTCGATGGTTTGACGCCCTGGCCACCAGCATTGATTGAACATTATCGTCGCAACGGCATTTGGGGCGAAGCAAATCTGACGCAATGGCTTGAAACCAAATTATTGTGTCGTCAACAAGACACTGTATTGAGCGGCCCGGGATTCGCAGCAACACCATGGCAAGTATTATCAGGCGGGGAATTATTACAGCAGATTAAACGTCTGGCATTTGGGCTAGCGGATATTGGCTTATCGCGCGGTGACCGCGTTGTTCTGCAAATGGGTAATAGCAATGCTTTTATTGTCACCCTCTTTGCATTACTTGAACTGGGGGTTATTCCAGTGATGGCCCTGCCGGGACACAGACGCCGTGAAATTGAACATTTTGTTCGCCTGACCAATGCGCGTGCCTGGCTCGCCAGTGAAGGTGAAGCAGGTATGGATTTTCAGGCGCTGGGCAATCAGTTGCGCCATGCAATTCCAGAGCTCGAACACATTATCATCGACACGACTGACGCAGGGCCTCACCTCACACTTGCCTCTTTACTCAAAGACAATATCAGCAATGAAAAACTGCCCGGACATTTTGTTGATCCTGCAGGCATCGCATTATTGCTGTGTTCCGGCGGCACAACCGGCCTACCCAAGCTGATTCCTCGCACCCATCGCGATTATCTGTATAACGCGGCCGCCAGTGCCGGGGTTTGCGAACTTGGCCCAAGTGATTGTTATCTGGTGGCACTACCAGCAGCGCACAACTTTCCGCTGGCCTGCCCTGGATTGCTCGGCGCATTAAATAGCGGAGCAAGCATAGTCATGTGTCCCTCCCCAAGCCCGGAAACAGCCTTTGAATACATAGCACGAGCCGGTGTGACGGTAACAGCTCTCGTACCGCCGTTGGTGCGAGTCTGGCTTGAATACGCGAGTAAAATGGGCCCGCCACCAAATAGCTTACGCTTGTTGCAAGTGGGTGGCGCACGGCTTGATATGGGCACAGCTCGTCGCATCCGCCCTGAACTCGGCTGTGCGTTACAACAAGTATTCGGGATGGCCGAGGGGCTTCTTAACTACACACGGTCCTCGGATCCTGATCTGTTAATACAGGGAACACAAGGCCACCCACTCTCACCACTTGATGAAATCCGCATAGTTGATGCCGATGGTGAAGATGTTCCTCGCGGGAAACAAGGAGAGCTCTGGACACGCGGCCCCTACACCTTGCGAGGCTATTACAAAGCAGACGAGGTTAATCGCCGCAGCTTCACCGAGGATGGTTATTACCGCTCAGGCGATTTAGTGCGGCAACTCAGTTCCGGGCATTTGGTAGTCGAAGGACGTCTCCGAGAAGTTATTCGTCGTGGCGCCGAAACTGTATCCGTAGAAGCGCTGGAAGCATTGCTGGCACAACTGGATGCGATTCGGGATGTCGCAGTCATCGGCTTACCCTGCGAACGACTTGGCGAGCAAGTATGTGCTGTTCTGGTACTTGATGAAGCCACACCAAAACCAACATTGAGCGAAGTACGCGCCTTTCTTACCGAGGAAGGCATTGCACGATTCATGTTGCCAGACCGGTTGGAATTTGTAGATCAACTGCCACTAACCGCAGTTGGCAAGATCGCGCGCCAACAACTTATCACTCACATTCAACAATCCCGCCAGCAGACCAACACACAAGGAATATTAATATCATGA